In the genome of Arachis stenosperma cultivar V10309 chromosome 6, arast.V10309.gnm1.PFL2, whole genome shotgun sequence, the window TTACCAATATCAGTGTACCACCCCACCTTATATACGGAATTTGCCTATGTTTTATATGGCCCTTATTCTTGGCAATTATTGGCCTTTCTGCTGCcaaaaaaaatgtataattaATCAAAATCTTATAAAGTTTGCTGCGATGGTTTAATTTGCCTTAGCGCTTAGGTTAAGGGTTTtgttaaattctttttttttacttttcatgcagaCAGTACCAAAAACAGCTCAAGCCTTGTAAGCTATGCATTGGTGCCTGCCACTCATACGTGATTTTCTTCCAATATAATGATGTAGGTATGGAGATTCTTAGTTGCTTTTATGATACGATTTTACCAAGGTGAATCGGCGCAAGTGGGCCTCAATTATTTAGATACGGAAGAATCGACACACACAGAAACTTCAAATTAAACTCCACCTAAAAAATAACAAGGTTTAAAGCACATATCATGGAATTGAAGTACGTTATGACGATGATGTATTTTCTCTCCATTAAGTAATTTTTTCTCCTagctaaaaatatttaaaaatatagactAAAAGTATGTTGTTTGATTGTTAAACTATAAAAATCTAGTTAAAAGTATTGTTTGATTGTATTCTTTCTTTATTATGCATATGCAtcatttcttaatctttttCGGTCATTTAGTTAAAGGAAAAGTATATAGAACCAACTAATAATCAGCCAAGAATGGaacaacataattaattataattagttttattaatttataatttaatttattttttaaattattgttgacCACGTTCAAAACATGAGGGAAGAATGCTTTGATCATTAATTAGTTGgttcatataattaattatattttattaatgcaTAACACATGAAACATACAAATCATATCCAAAATCATCCAAtttacaagaaaaagaaacatccgTGCCGTGTACCTATCAGTAGCAACATCCGGCTAAAATCACCGATGTCTTTAGTTTACCAATTGGCTGATTCTTGACGTATATAGAGTTGGTTCCCTAACATTGTTGTTAATTAAATTAAGAGTATATATGTTTAGGCGTGTAACACGCAGGAACATGGCCTACCAATATTTTCCAGCTACACTTGAAAGGAGCAAAGCAGAGTTTTGTTTGTGTCCCTCATTGGTCCATTGGGGCGCAATGCCGTGACCATACGCCGATAAAAGAAAAACATTCTTTAAATCAATTGGCATTTGGCAATTGCAGTGAATAGTGATTTCCTGCACCGACACATGCAGCTTGGGGTGCTAGACTGCTAGGAAATTTACGACCTTCTGAATCATTAGTTATTGCAACCCATGCTCTACCAATTGATAGTTGAATATATTTGATAAAATCTCTACCTGTATTTTAGTgatttcttattcttttctttgaACCTTCAACTTATATAATCTATATTCATAAGAATGATTTACTTTTTGTTACTTATTACTTCTTCCACTATAATTCaggaaaaaaattggaaaaaggTACGCCCTACATGATTAATGACATGTACAGCACAGCAAAgctgtaaattaaaaaaaaaaaataacaattttatAGTTTGGACCAAAATATAAGATATCAGAAAAATTCGAAATCTAATAGAATGTATTGTTTTTTGTCAGtgcttttaaaaattagttCCATTCTTTtcgtttaataatttaatatcataCTTTTAGTTTACACTTTTAAATATTACTAACTAATAactgattaaaaaattttaaattctaatagtCATCTAACCCTTTTCATAATATATTTTGTAAACCTCTTTTGTttataatgttatttttatgtGGAGTAGTCTTTATAAcaataacttttttttgtttgtaaTCAATGCAGTTTaattctctcttctttttttttctcttgggatgcatctttttttttgtcaagTTACACATTTATACACACActcttcttgtttttttttttagattcatAATCAACTTTCTAGTCATAATTAAGATTTAAAGATATACTTTTTGCAACCAAGGCCTAGCACAGATGACATATTTATATGTCTTTTACAAGCTGTATTTGAATTCAAATCCTAACTAAGAGTGTTTTAAAGTCTATAGTGTGTACCTATGTAATGCGTAAGTGTGTTGTGTATTGTGTGGTTGTGTAATGCATAAATATAATGTTTAGAGTTGAGAATTGTCCAATTCActtgactaaaaaaaatatactttttaacCAGACAAATATAATTGTTGTTAAACCAGGCCTTGTGGTGCCCTCACGATGCAAGTAGGGATGGCAAAACTCTCCGAGACGCGGGAATCCCTACGGGGACTGTCCGAATGGGGATCCGattgtgaaaaattttttccGTAGAGATAGGGACAAGGAACAAAATTCTCCCGAAGCAGACGTGAGGACTCGAGCGGGGATCCCCGCCCTATCCCCGCTAATCCCCGAAGTTTATAAATTTACTGAATTGTCCTTAATAGTTTATTTCTCATATAAGttttttagtcatttcacacacacacatatatatagaaACCAAAAACTCCTAATCCTCATTTGCATAACTCTTCTTCAATTCAAAAATCTCTAACGTTATCCATACTCCATCCAACCTCTCTGCATCCACCCTCTCGCCGCTATCCCTTCTCACTGCATCGTCACACTTCACCGTGCAATGATCCTCACCGCATCGTACTCTCTATTTGCGGTGTTTCTTTCCGTAACTTTGTCGTCATGTCCATTCTCCTCTTTGTTGCCGCGTCTCCCACCTTGTCCACTTCTCTATCCTCTGGCTTGCCGTTGCATCCCCCATTGTGTCATTTCGAAAGAAGTCACCATCTTGTTGTTTAGACTTTTTGTATAaaatcttgttttttttttttatagaatgaATACTTACACCTCTATTcatatgaaaattaataattagttagaTCTATCAGATAGATGGGAAATGGAGTCCGCGCGGAAAATGGGGCCTTGTGAAAAATGTGGATGGAGAGCAATATTCCTCCATGACGAAAAACGGGAACAAAAACGGAGAGTAAATCTAGAGGTAGAGATGGGAAACAGGGAAGCATCCCCGGCCCCTGCCTGTCCCATTGACATCCCTAGATGCAAGCTTAATCCTCATCGGTGAGAAGAGAGTTGGTCCACTCTCGCTCCCTTTTGTGTTGGGCTACTTATTTTTGctttatatttttaatgttgAAGCCCTCTTGGAGCTCTCATTTTAAGTACAATGAGCCCGTTTAGGAAACAAGACTTCTTTTATGGTTTTCGGTCATGGGAAACAAGAGTTCTTAAAGCCCTAGAAAATATTCTAGAAGTGTGACCAACAGTGCTTGACTATTTGCATCCCTTAATTTAAGCTCAATgacctgaccaaaaaaaaaaggttcAATGATCAAGTCCAAAAAAAGTTGAACGATGGATCCCACAAAAATGACAAGGTTAGTTTCACCTTTACGGTAACCCTCTACAGCCATGGCCTATGTGGCAAAAACTTATCCTCACATCTCATTAGGCCTCTTCTAGTCTTTTAGCTGCTGCTTCTCAACTAGAATCCATTTCCCCCAAAACTGCCATCTTCTTTATGCTCTGTCTTACATCATTCCATGGATACATTATCAAGCACAGTTTCAACCCTCAAGATTCCATCAGTACCCACACAAACTCATCATCATCGTGAATTATTCTATCATCACTTGATAAGAACCAACACTGCCAACTGTCAACCCTGTGTTTGTTCTTCCACTGCTTCCATTATTCCCAGAACCAGCAAGAAGGCTGCTGTCTCTACTTTTCTACCAGTCTCTGCTTCCTCATCGTCACCGCCTCTCCAACCACGTTCTTCTTCTCCAATATTCCATGCAAAGCCAGCCACTGGGTACGCAGCGGCCATAATAGAGGTGGGTCAAAGCACCAAGTCCCTTCACGCCGTTCACATGGATGTTCAGAGGCTCCTGAGGTTTCTCCAATCAAGCAATAATAACGATAAGGGAGAAGCAGCGGCTACCATGATGAAGGAGGTGGGCAAGCAAGGAAAGTTTCAGAGGCACGTGGTTGCGTTGTTGAGGATGCTGATGAAGAAGGGCAAATTGGGAATTTTGGGAGAAGTTTTAAAAGAGTTCGAGAGGATCTACGAGGAGCTTTGTGGAACTCAAGTGGTGTTGGTGTCATCTGACGAGTTGTTAGGGATAGCCAAGAAGGTGCGGCAAACACCCTCTTTTGCCTTCTGAACTCAAATTGAATGTGTTCAAGGATGATGATCAATTCAaacctatatatatattgtaaatCTCAAATTACAATTCAATTACGAGTTTCTATGCTTCCATCAAAGCTCGCTCTTGGTTTTGCTTTATTCCATTTCATTGTTTGCATGTATGATTCATTGGATTTCGGGAACAATTACAGCATCCGAGACTTTGTTTATTGATTAATTAACCAACAAGACACTGAGCTAGGAGAGGCAAACGGGTCGGACCGGTTTGTATAACCCGTTAAAAAAGTGGGTTAGGATAGAATTTAAAACCGTTAAACTTAAAAAGTTCACCTGATTTGTCCGGTTTAATCCGTAGATTTTGATGGACTTTATCTAAGTGGGACAAGCTTTTCTGGTGGAGCAAGTGTTTTTTGTTATGGTcgtctttttataaatttttttatgttattaatttataagagaaaaaaaagatgataattaaagatattttaaattatattttgaattatattttatgtttgattgattataaatttaaaaatgtttaattatatgttttggataatattaattttagtattttgttttaaaaaatttgatttatacttatttattatatttatgatgataaagattttaatatttataaatttagaaattataattttttatgtctttaaaaaatataaatttattaaaataattataaaattatatatattatttaatatttaatggtttataatgtttaatatttaatgttAGGCGAGACACCGAAGGAATTTAGGATTGTCTCAGTGTAGGCAGGACCGCCCAGCTCTTCAGATAGCAAGCTTTTGGCTAGGCAGGAGACGAATTTTCCTATTTGCCATTTTCTACCCCGAAGGAATTTAGGATTGCCTTAGTGTAGGCAGGACCGCCCAACTCTTCAGATAGCAAGCTTTTGGTTAGGCAGGGGACGAACTTTTCTATTTGCCATTCTCTACCCAGAGCCACATAaggatattaaaaatattatttttatattaaaattaatcaacgatatatttttatgtaaatatatgtaatttaatttatttttaatagatattttatattttaatatatattttatactaataattaattttaatgattaattttaatatacatctaatataattgttataaatatgaaaataatttCGTTAGATAACCAATAAAAGATTAATcaataataagataataaaatttttgaattgcaTTTTATACTATCtaattatcaataattaatgattatttaaattttattttttaaaaatacaaaactaattattattaattataattatttaaaattgattaattaaaaattatttatctatacttttctatatgaaaatgataaaaattcTAATGCATTGAATGCATTTGCCTTTGCTTTTGAAAAACTATTATATTATGGTTACtagcttttttatttaaataaaataaattatttatttatttaattaaataattttttaaaattttattatttaaatatatttaattaaataaataatttatttattttatttaaataacaaaatacCTATAGTTACTcctatttaaaaattaaaattcatttttcctttCAAATGATATAAATGTgagtttaattaaataattatactatgtgtatattaaaatcagctactaaaattagttattagtataaaatatatattaaaatataaatatatattgagaataaattaaaccacCTACAAATTTAACTGGTCGgctgaataaaaataattcaacATTTCTTGATTAATATTatgatttatatttaattttttgatagaAAGATGAAATTGATATGGAAACGTTAGgtacaaaatttaataaataaaaaccttacaaaattaaaattaatctcAAGCATTAGAAAAAAAGACATATTAGAGCGACACCACTCCTATATTCGTATAGGTAGAATCTtttgataaataatattattattctgTTAAGAGTTTTAACTCACCCTCCTAATTTATTGTAaataacactaaaacctataccTTAGTGTTTCAATTGCTAAATAACTTGTTATCACTCATTCAACCTTAAAACTAGTAGTCTACGAGAATAAGGTTGGGTTCTCATCATTTAACAATAATAGGTTTTAATCCTATTTTAGCAGTAGTCTCTTTAATTTTATCCCTTGACAAACTTTTAGTCAAAGGATCTGCTAAATTTTTTTGAGATCTTACATAAGTGATTGATGGTAATTACACCATCATCTATTAGTTACCTCACAAACTCATGTCTCAAACTTACATGTCTAGATTTTTCATTATAAACTTTATTATATGCTCGAGACATGGTTGATTCACTGTCACAAAAGATTGAAATAGTTATCGTCTACTATGGTCACAGCTTTATATCATACAACAAATTTCTTAACCATTTCGCTTCTTTATCTGCAGTTAATAAAACTACAAATTCAACCTTTATAATAGAATGTGTAATAcagatctttttttttttaagccCAACTTATTGCTCCACCACTTATGGTGAAAATTCATCCTGAAATAAATTTGTTATCATTAAGATTTGTAATCCAATTTGCGTCGGAATAACCTTCTAAAATTGTGGGATAATCACTATAATGTAATCCaaagtttataatttttttgaggTAATCAAGAACTCTTATTACAATGTTGATTTTTAGGTTTTCATGTGAAACTTGATAATTTGCATTAAGCAAATGTTAAATTGAAAGCTCTCACTCGTGAACCCAGAACTAAACTAATTTTTGAAGAAGTAGAAAAATGCGTTCAGGAACCCGATTTGAATACCGAGCCCCATAAGCCAATTAGAATATAGAGACAGAGCAGCGGAACCTGGATTTAATTGGGTCAGAAGGGCCTTTAGAAAGGCCTAACCATGAACTATACGCAACGGAACAACAGATAGCTACTGAGCTAGTCAAGCCGGCAGCTCTAGGCTGATCATTCAGATATAGTACAATGCATTGCATACATTAAATTTCTTATAACACTAGTATATTCTAATTGTGCTATAAGTCTTcacatattttcttttaatttaagatTAGGACTATAGAGTGTATTGGATTCTTTAATTGTGAgatgataaatttttttaatacctTTTGATATAATGAGATTGATTTAAAGTAAAACTAATTTCATTCTTATGCACTTTTATGCCTAATATTGTATCAACTTCATTCAAATAATATTCGTATAGGTAGAATCTtttgataaataatattatcatttccttaaaaattttaactcaCCCTCCTAATTTATTGTAAATAGCACTAAAACCTATACCTTAGTGCTTCAATTGCTAAATAACTTGTTATTACCCATTAAACCTTGAAACTAGTAGTCTACGAGAATAAGATTGGGTTCTCATCATTTAGCAATAATAggttttaattatattttagcagTAATCTCTTTAATTTTATCCCTTAACAAACCTTTAGTCAAAGGGTCTGCTAAATTTCTTTGAGATCTTACATAAGTGATGATAATTACACCATCATCTATTAGTTGCCTCACAAACTCATGTCTCAAACTTATATGTCTAGACTTTTCATTATAAACTTTATTATATGCTCAAGACATGGTTGATTCACTATCACAGAAGATTGAAATAGTTATCGTCTGCTGTGGCCACAGCTTTATATCatataacaaattttttaaccaTTTCACTTCTTTATCTGCAGTTGATAAAACTACAAACTCAACCTTCATAATAGAATGTGTAATacagatttattttttttaggtcTAACTTATTGCTCCACCACCTATGGTAAAAATTCATCTTGAAATGAATTTGTTATCACTAAGATTTGTAATCCAATTTGCGTCGGAATAACCTTCTAAAATTGTGGGATAATCACTATAATATAATCCAAAGTTTATGATTTTCTTGAGGTAACCAAGAACTCTTATTACAATGTTGATTTCTAAATTTTCATGTGAAACTTGATAATTTGTACACATCAAATGTTATATCAGGTATAGTACAATGCATTGCATACATTAAACTTCTTATATCCCTAGTATATTCTAATGGTGCTATAGGTCTCAcatgttttcttttaatttaagatTAGGATCATAGTGTATTGGATTCTTTAATTGTGAGATGATAAAGTTTTTTAATACCTTTTGATATAATGAGATTGACTTAAAGTAAAGCCAATTTCATTCTTATGCACTTTTATACCTAATATTGTATCAACTTCATTCAAATCCTCCATCTTGAATTTAGAAGTTAGATACTCCTTTGTTATACGAATTCCTTCTAAATTTGTCCCGATGATTAACATATCATCAACATATAGACAAATAATTACTCCatattttttagtaaattttgaGTAAATACATTTATCCGCACTATTATTTAAGAAGCTATTTGATAACACCACTGAATGAAACTTCTCATGCCATTGTTTAGGCACTTGTTTTAGGCTATACAAAGACTTAATTAATTTGCAatctttcttttcattttcggGTAGCACATAGCCTTTCAGTTGCTCCATATAAATTTCTTCATTAAGATCTCTATTTAAAAAAGCCGTTTTAACATCTATTTGATGTATATGAAGCTTATGAATGGATGCTAATGCTATAACAGTCCTAATAGAAGTCATTTTTACCATAGGTGCGTAAGTATCAAAATAATCTAGACCTTTTTGTTGTCTAAATTCCTTGGCCACTAACCTTGTTTTAAAAGTTAATTTGTAATGAACCATCAGTATTATACTTTCTTCTAAATACCTACTTATATCCTATAGGCTTTGATATT includes:
- the LOC130936392 gene encoding uncharacterized protein LOC130936392, with amino-acid sequence MDTLSSTVSTLKIPSVPTQTHHHRELFYHHLIRTNTANCQPCVCSSTASIIPRTSKKAAVSTFLPVSASSSSPPLQPRSSSPIFHAKPATGYAAAIIEVGQSTKSLHAVHMDVQRLLRFLQSSNNNDKGEAAATMMKEVGKQGKFQRHVVALLRMLMKKGKLGILGEVLKEFERIYEELCGTQVVLVSSDELLGIAKKVRQTPSFAF